In the genome of Methylomagnum ishizawai, the window TGTACAGCATAGGATGGTTATCCACAAAGGCTAAATGAACATATTTGTGCATCCCTTTGTGTTTATCAGCATTATGGCTCCAATCATTGCCACCAGGAGCAGGTATATCGACTCCTCTTCTTTCTAGCTCTCCCAGAGACAATAAGCCTTGCTGTTGTTTTATTAGCTCTAGATTTGAGCGATCAGTAAAATGCCATACACCATCAATTTTATACTTTTCAAGAATTTTTTTCATAGTGCCATATGCCTTAGGGATGAGTATAAAGAAATCCTAGCCATTGTTCGGATAGCGTGGCTTCCATGTTGGCTACAAAGATACGCCTTCTGGTTTATACCGTCAATATTAAATAGCATGAAGACAGGATGGCGTAATTTATCGAGCAATATGGTAATGCTGTGTTGGCAGATGCGACGCCAACTGCCCATGGATCATAAAAAAATCTCAACCACAAAAAAAGGGGCTTTCCAGCCCCTTTTTTAATCTCGCGGATATTCGCTCAATCCACGTAATTCAACCACTCGCCATGGTCTTCCCGCCGCCCCTGCACATAATCGAAATACAGGGCTTGCAGCTTCGCGGTCACGGGGCCGCGCCCGCCCGCGCCGATCACGCGGCCATCGAGTTCCCGGATCGGGGTGACTTCCGCCGCCGTGCCGGTGAAGAAGGCTTCGTCGGCGACATAGACCTCGTCGCGGGTGATGCGCTTCTCGACCACTTCCAAACCCTGCTCCTGCGCGAGGGTGCAAATGGTTTCGCGGGTGATGCCTTCCAGGGCCGAGGTCAGGTCCGGGGTGTAGAGCTTGCCGCGGCGCACGATGAAGATGTTCTCGCCGCTGCCTTCGGCCACATAGCCTTCGTGGTCCAGCAACAGCGCCTCGTCGCAGCCGCATTCGACCGCTTCGCGCACCGCCAGGATGGAATTCAGGTAGTTGCCGTTGGCCTTGGCCTTGCACATCACGCTGTTGATGTGGTTGCGGACATAGGACGAGGTGCGGACCTTGATGCCGCGTTCCATGTTCTCCTGGCCCAGGTAGCTGCCCCATTCCCAGGCGGCGACCATGACATGGACCTTGATGTTCTTGGCGTGCAGGCCCATGCCTTCGGAACCGAAGAAGCACATGGGGCGGAGGTAGGCGCTGGCCAGCTTATTGCGGCTCACGGCCTCGCGCTGGGCCTGGTCGAGCGTGTCCTTGTCGAAGGGCATCGCCATGTTCATGATGTGGGCGGAACGGAACAGCCGGTCGGTGTGGTCGCGCAGGCGGAAGATCGCCGCGCCGCGTGCCGTCTGGTAGGCGCGGAGTCCCTCGAAGACGCCGCAGCCATAATGCAGGGTATGGGTCAACACATGCACCTTGGCGTCGCGCCAGGGTAGCCATTCGCCGTCGAGCCAGATGACGCCGTCTTTGTCATCCATCGCCATCAGTCTTTCTCCGAGTGCTTGTAGTGGAAGGGGGAATCAGCGCTCCATGTGGTCCCGCCAAAGGCGTTGGACCTCGGCGCGGAGTTCCGGGTATTGGTCCGTGGGGGCCAGGGTGGGGATGTCCAGCAGCGCGGCGCGGTGGATGCGCTCGCGGAATTGGCAATAGGCCCGCCGCAGCAGTCCAGCGGCGTCCGGGTCCAGGAATCCCGCCGCCGTGAGGGAGTCGAGTTGGCGCACCACATCGGTCCATTCGGTCAGGGATTCCCGGTCTTGGGCGCCCGAAAGAACCCCGAATTGTACAAGAAACTCGATATCGACGATACCGCCCGAATCTTGTTTCAAGTTGAAGAAACCGGGCTCCTTGGAGCCTAAATTGGCCCGCATCTTCTCGCGCATGTCGCGAACTTCAGCGCGGAGTTGTTCGGCATCGCGGGGTCGGCAGAGGGATTGGGCGCGGATGGCGCGGAATTTCTCCCCGACCTTGGGATCGCCCGCCACGCAACGGGCCTTGACCAGGGCTTGCTGTTCCCAGGTCCAGGCGCTTTGCATTTGGTAGTTCTCGTAGGCTTCCAGGCTGCTGACCAAAAGCCCCGAATTGCCCGAGGGCCGCAGCCGCAAATCCACCTCGTACAGCACGCCCGCCGGGGTGTTGGTGGTGAGCAGATGGATGATGCGCTTGCCGACGCGGGCGTAGAACTCGGCGCTGGTGACGGGCTTCGCCCCGGTGGTGGGCGTGGTGCCGTGGCCGTCGTAGAGGAACACCAAATCCAGGTCGGAGCCATAGCCCAACTCGAAACCGCCCAGCTTGCCATAGGCGACGACCGCGAAGCCGCAGGCTTGGTCGGAACCGGCGCAGGGGGGCGGGCCGTGTTTGGCCGCCGTCATCCGCCAGGATTGGGCGAGGGCTTCCGCCAGCACGGTTTCGGCGATAGTGGTGAGATAGTCGCTCACCACCATGATCGGGATGGCCCCGGACAAATCCGCCGCCGCCACCCGCAGCACATTGGCCTGTTTGAACTGGCGCAGGACGATCATCAGTTGCTCCGGGTCGTCCGGGTTCGCCGCCGCCAGCCGCCGGGCCAGGTCGCATTCCAGTTCGGCCTTGGACAGCGGCGTGTACAGGCTGCGCGGGTCCAGCAGTTCGTCGAGCAACAACGGATGGCGGGCGATGGTGTTGACGATCCAGGGGCTGCCCGCCGCCAAGCGCACCAATTGCGCCAAGGCTTCCGGGTTTTCCGCCAACAGGGTCAGGTAGACATTGCGGCTGGAGATGGCCTCCAACAGGCCCAGCAGCCGCTCCAGCACGGCTTCCGGTGGGTCGGTGGCGGCGGTGGCGCGTAGCAGTTTGGGCAAGAGGCGGCGCAGTTCGGCCTCGCCGCGCTGGGTCAGGTGGCGGACGGCGTGGGTGGTGCGGAAGCGCTCCAGGTGCAGGGCGGCGGGTTCCGGGTTCTGCCAGCCCAGGTTCGCCAGCGCGGCCAGCAAGGGTTCGCGTTCGGCGTGGAGCGCCCAGGTTTCCGCCGTCTCGGCCTGCCCGCCGGTCACAACTTGGCGGAAGATTTCATCCACCCCGGCCCGCACCGCGTCCAGTTCCCGCTTGAAACCCTCCCAATCGGCATGGCCCAGCGCATGGGCGATGGCCAGCCGTGGGCGGGGATCGTGGGGCAGGTCGTGGGTCTGGCGGTCGGCGTATTGCTGTAAACGGTTCTCGACCGTGCGGAGCTGGCGATAGGCCGCTTGCAGCCGCGCCACCACCGCCACCGGCAACAGCCGCAGTTCGCCCAGGCTGTCCAGCACCCGCAAAATTCGCCGTTCCCGCAAACGCGGTTCCTGCCCGCCCCGGATCAACTGGAAGGCTTGGCCGATGAATTCGATCTCGCGGATGCCGCCGGGGCCGAGTTTGACATTGTCCTGGCGGTCCTGGCGGGCCAGTTCGCGGGAAAT includes:
- a CDS encoding branched-chain amino acid transaminase; translated protein: MAMDDKDGVIWLDGEWLPWRDAKVHVLTHTLHYGCGVFEGLRAYQTARGAAIFRLRDHTDRLFRSAHIMNMAMPFDKDTLDQAQREAVSRNKLASAYLRPMCFFGSEGMGLHAKNIKVHVMVAAWEWGSYLGQENMERGIKVRTSSYVRNHINSVMCKAKANGNYLNSILAVREAVECGCDEALLLDHEGYVAEGSGENIFIVRRGKLYTPDLTSALEGITRETICTLAQEQGLEVVEKRITRDEVYVADEAFFTGTAAEVTPIRELDGRVIGAGGRGPVTAKLQALYFDYVQGRREDHGEWLNYVD
- the glnE gene encoding bifunctional [glutamate--ammonia ligase]-adenylyl-L-tyrosine phosphorylase/[glutamate--ammonia-ligase] adenylyltransferase; protein product: MPPNLEALPAALRPPVALAWAEYLARAGTAVPDFPPEIETALPLVWSASPFVAQECVRRPALLAELLESGRLLRPNREGEYAERLGQRLDGIAGETELMAVLRRFRNLEMVRIAWRDIAGWAGLEETLRDLSLLAETCVRHSLDFLFKLACAARGTPVNAQGEPQSLVVLGMGKLGAWELNFSSDIDLIFAYRDDGILPDKKATHYSEFYARLARNLVKVLDAITEDGFVFRVDTRLRPFGESGPPVMSFAALEAYYQGQAREWERYAMVKARTIAGDVAAGAELESFLRPFVYRRYLDYRALGELRELKQKISRELARQDRQDNVKLGPGGIREIEFIGQAFQLIRGGQEPRLRERRILRVLDSLGELRLLPVAVVARLQAAYRQLRTVENRLQQYADRQTHDLPHDPRPRLAIAHALGHADWEGFKRELDAVRAGVDEIFRQVVTGGQAETAETWALHAEREPLLAALANLGWQNPEPAALHLERFRTTHAVRHLTQRGEAELRRLLPKLLRATAATDPPEAVLERLLGLLEAISSRNVYLTLLAENPEALAQLVRLAAGSPWIVNTIARHPLLLDELLDPRSLYTPLSKAELECDLARRLAAANPDDPEQLMIVLRQFKQANVLRVAAADLSGAIPIMVVSDYLTTIAETVLAEALAQSWRMTAAKHGPPPCAGSDQACGFAVVAYGKLGGFELGYGSDLDLVFLYDGHGTTPTTGAKPVTSAEFYARVGKRIIHLLTTNTPAGVLYEVDLRLRPSGNSGLLVSSLEAYENYQMQSAWTWEQQALVKARCVAGDPKVGEKFRAIRAQSLCRPRDAEQLRAEVRDMREKMRANLGSKEPGFFNLKQDSGGIVDIEFLVQFGVLSGAQDRESLTEWTDVVRQLDSLTAAGFLDPDAAGLLRRAYCQFRERIHRAALLDIPTLAPTDQYPELRAEVQRLWRDHMER